One window of Hoplias malabaricus isolate fHopMal1 chromosome 16, fHopMal1.hap1, whole genome shotgun sequence genomic DNA carries:
- the LOC136672065 gene encoding polycystin-1-like protein 2, translating to MENKIPNINGLLQVAQQTLTMLETQPLQISHDGMLQYLKSLYNGIKVGFTNSTLDFIVNCTGGMLLYALEQCDQRRDAPQQFEDLLMIASKIYQEISSLRLNLVTNMLVLKLPTGTLYAIKQEPKDINNEVIGSTDNGPYIRFPSFTTMKSQLSTGPINIQLFDFNVNPLSDSSNESITGSVCSLLLKNDTSDIKLKNLSEPIEIFLPRPEALDPTVMDMSLNQGFAVIASFNISDVSSTVIVSARPDQNISLQLLLSQTYQTNTSSAQQTTILTGDDDYRWLVTPEMLGGINGTWYVNITPINYTSSQTLTLSVYFLNFKCVYWDTDQNQWSIAGCTVGPKSLPNMTQCLCNHNTFYGSSFFVMPNQLDLSKTAALFATVKQNYVVVAVLSVFYLLYLIIVMWAWYADRRALRTRKMTLLEDNHPCAHYNYMLNIQTGHRRDAGTSAKVMITLEGTDGQTEAHHLSDQDKPVFEQGGVDLFLLSTPFCLGELQNIKLWHDNSGGHPDWYLKRVTVQDLQSRKVWHFLCSTWLKPKSDGTCKMTFNPAKKNEIASFGYIFQARTSTGFRDEHIWMSIVDPPRHSPFTRVQRVSCCMSLLLCTMAINIMFWNIPTNTDSPVIIKIGSYSLTWQQLMVAVESALLMFPINILIVTIFRNIKPRIPPVQEKPTTSYSSKPPAVSMQTILKDTEDMMNLLSKNPKCQVVVKQQKLESSAEFFSALNEVQEVVKIMQGESDPDPLWVQCSRFLFYCMCHLSLLLEHAGEKAFPNTEEQQQAINTVHLILKNAEVVFTSNTVQSPVSKPAKKENTGCKLPWWFVFVAWTLLLGISGVSTFFTLLYGFQYGKESSIRWVITLTLSLFQSIFIIQPLKVVGLAIFFALILRPVAVEEREEVQLLLQEQREKCELYCGRPMY from the exons ATGGAAAACAAAATACCAAATATAAATGGTCTTCTCCAG GTTGCACAGCAAACTTTGACCATGCTGGAAACTCAACCTTTGCAGATCTCACATGATGGAATG CTCCAGTACCTCAAAAGCCTGTATAATGGGATAAAAGTGGGTTTTACTAACAGTACCCTGGACTTCATTGTTAACTGCACTGGGGGAATGCTGCTGTacgctctggagcagtgtgaccAGCGACGTGATGCCCCTCAACAA TTTGAGGACCTGCTGATGATTGCATCCAAGATCTATCAGGAGATCAGTTCCCTGAGGTTGAATTTAGTGACAAACATGTTGGTCTTGAAGCTTCCAACTGGCACACTTTATGCTATCAA ACAGGAACCAAAAGATATCAACAATGAGGTCATTGGGTCAACGGATAATGGCCCTTATATCCGGTTTCCATCTTTTACTACAATGAAGTCACAGCTGTCCACTGGCCCAATTAATATTCAG TTGTTTGACTTTAATGTGAATCCACTGAGTGATTCGTCAAATGAAAGCATCACTGGAAGTGTTTGCAGTCTGTTACTGAAGAATGATACGTCTGATATTAAGCTCAAAAATCTCTCAGAGCCCATCGAG ataTTTCTGCCTCGTCCTGAAGCTCTAGATCCCACAGTGATGGATATGTCCTTGAACCAAGGCTTTGCTGTCATCGCGTCCTTCAATATCTCTGATGTAAGCTCCACTGTCATCGTTTCTGCAAGGCCTGACCAGAACATATCCCTCCAGTTGCTGCTGTCTCAGACTTATCAGACAAACACCAGCAGTGCTCAGCAAACCACCATCCTCACAGGCGATG ATGATTACCGCTGGCTGGTCACACCAGAGATGTTGGGGGGCATTAACGGGACCTGGTATGTGAACATAACACCTATTAACTACACTTCAAGCCAAAccctcacactctctgtctACTTTCTGAACTTCAAATGCGTGTATTGGGACACAGATCAAAACCAATGGAGCATAGCAGGCTGCACG GTTGGCCCAAAATCACTTCCCAACATGACCCAATGTTTATGTAACCACAACACTTTCTATGGGAGCTCCTTCTTCGTGATGCCTAATCAACTGGACCTGTCCAAAACTGCAGCCCTCTTTGCCACAGTCAAACAGAACTATGTTGTGGTGGCTGTTCTCAGTGTCTTCTATCTACTGTATCTGATCATCGTGATGTGGGCGTGGTATGCAGACCGGAGAGCCCTCAGAACG AGGAAGATGACCCTGCTAGAGGACAACCATCCCTGTGCCCATTACAACTACATGCTGAACATACAGACTGGACATCGCAGAGATGCAGGCACTTCTGCCAAG GTTATGATAACCCTAGAGGGCACTGACGGGCAAACAGAGGCCCATCATCTGTCTGACCAAGACAAGCCAGTGTTTGAGCAGGGAGGAGTGGACCTGTTCCTGCTCAGCACCCCATTCTGTCTGGGAGAGCTGCAGAACATAAAACTCTGGCACGACAACTCTGGGGGACACCCAGACTG GTATCTGAAGAGAGTGACAGTGCAGGACTTACAGTCTCGAAAAGTCTGGCACTTCTTATGTTCCACCTGGCTGAAACCCAAAAGTGACGGCACTTGTAAAATGACTTTCAACCCAGCTAAGAAGAACGAGATTGCCAGTTTTGG CTATATTTTCCAAGCTCGGACGTCCACTGGATTCCGAGACGAGCACATTTGGATGTCAATCGTGGACCCACCGAGGCACAGCCCCTTCACCCGTGTTCAGAGAGTGTCTTGCTGCATGTCCCTGCTGCTGTGCACCATGGCCATCAACATCATGTTCTGGAATATTCCTACTAACACGGATTCTCCCGTCATCATCAAGATAG GCTCTTATTCTCTCACTTGGCAACAGCTCATGGTGGCGGTGGAGAGCGCTTTGCTCATGTTCCCCATCAACATCCTTATCGTCACCATATTCCGCAACATCAAGCCTCGCATTCCTCCTGTTCAGGAGAAGCCTACGACCAGCTACAGCAGCAAACCTCCGGCTGTTTCCATGCAGACGATTCTCAAG GACACGGAAGACATGATGAATCTGCTCAGCAAAAATCCCAAATGTCAAGTGGTGGTAAAGCAGCAGAAGCTTGAGTCAAGTGCAGAGTTTTTCTCAGCTCTAAATGAAGTGCAAGAAGTTGTTAAGATTATGCAAG GGGAGAGTGACCCTGACCCACTGTGGGTCCAATGCAGCCGCTTCCTGTTTTACTGCATGTGCcatctctctctgctgctggaGCATGCTGGAGAGAAGGCTTTCCCCAACACTGAGGAGCAGCAGCAGGCCATCAACACTGTGCACCTGATTCTGAAGAATGCTGAGGTGGTGTTTACCAGCAACACTGTACAGAG CCCTGTGTCTAAACCAGCAAAAAAGGAAAATACAGGATGTAAGCTGCCTTGGTGGTTCGTCTTCGTGGCATGGACTCTTCTTCTAGGCATAAGTGGTGTCTCGACCTTCTTCACCCTGCTCTATGGCTTTCAGTACGGCAAGGAGTCCTCCATCCGGTGGGTGATCACGCTCACATTGTCGCTCTTCCAGAGTATTTTCATCATCCAGCCCCTGAAG GTGGTAGGTCTGGCCATCTTCTTTGCACTCATCCTGAGACCGGTggctgtggaggagagagaggaggtacAGCTACTGCTGCAAG AACAACGAGAAAAATGTGAGTTATACTGTGGACGACCAATGTACTGA
- the dhodh gene encoding dihydroorotate dehydrogenase (quinone), mitochondrial encodes MATQLKARLKDAVKVLGFGSGVFLGYLTASGDERFYASALMPVLRNLVGAELAHVMSVRLLSLGIVPWNRYQDPASLEVKVMGQRFTNPVGMAAGFDKDGEAVDALYRLGFGFVEVGTITPKPQEGNPKPRVFRLVADQAVINRYGFNSCGLLAVQERLKARAGVQSELTRAGKVLGINLGKNKLSPDAVADYLEGVRTLGPLADYLVVNVSSPNTPGLRNLQGKEELRHLLEKVLKERDSLEEKNRPPVMVKIAPDLSEQDKQDIAEVITELGVDGLIVSNTTISRPETLQDPNRNEIGGLSGQPLKEMSTQVVREMYSLTKGKVPIIGVGGVASGQDALDKIRAGASLVQLYTALVYQGPPVVSKIKRELHELLTAQGFSNVSEAVGADHRTLKGVAQLPTAQKNQPSRV; translated from the exons ATGGCGACGCAGCTGAAG GCACGTCTGAAAGACGCGGTGAAGGTGTTGGGCTTTGGAAGTGGTGTGTTCCTGGGTTACCTCACTGCATCTGGAGATGAACGTTTCTATGCCAGCGCTCTCATGCCTGTTCTGAGGAATCTGGTGGGAGCAGAGTTGGCTCACGTAATGTCTGTGCGTCTCCTCAGTCTTGGCATTGTGCCCTGGAACCGCTACCAGGATCCTGCCTCACTG GAGGTGAAAGTGATGGGTCAGAGATTCACAAACCCTGTTGGGATGGCAGCAGGCTTCGATAAAGATGGCGAGGCAGTGGATGCTCTCTATCGGCTGGGCTTTGGCTTTGTGGAGGTGGGCACGATCACTCCTAAACCACAGGAGGGAAACCCCAAGCCTCGTGTGTTCAGACTTGTAGCTGACCAGGCTGTCATTAATAG ATATGGATTCAACAGCTGTGGCCTGTTGGCTGTTCAGGAGAGATTAAAAGCCAGAGCAGGCGTTCAGTCGGAACTCACAAGAG CCGGCAAAGTGCTCGGCATCAACCTCGGGAAAAACAAGCTCTCCCCTGATGCCGTAGCTGATTACCTGGAGGGCGTGCGGACTCTTGGGCCTCTCGCAGATTACTTGGTGGTCAATGTCAGTAGCCCCAACACCCCTGGCCTCAGGAACCTCCAGGGCAAGGAAGAACTGCGCCATCTCCTGGAGAAG GTCCTGAAAGAACGTGACTCTTTGGAAGAAAAGAACCGGCCACCAGTTATGGTGAAAATCGCCCCGGACCTCTCAGAACAGGACAAACAGGATATTGCTGAGGTCATAACTGAG cttggtGTGGATGGCTTAATAGTCTCCAACACTACCATATCCAGACCTGAGACGCTACAGGACCCCAACAGGAATGAGATTGGAGGGCTCAGTGGTCAGCCTCTCAAAGAGATGTCCACTCAGGTGGTGCGGGAGATGTACTCTTTGACAAAAG GGAAGGTGCCCATTATTGGAGTGGGCGGAGTAGCCAGTGGTCAAGATGCTTTGGATAAGATCCGTGCTGGAGCCTCGCTGGTTCAGCTGTACACAGCGCTGGTGTACCAGGGACCTCCTGTCGTCAGCAAGATCAAGAGGGAACTACATGAGCTTTTAAC gGCACAAGGATTCAGTAACGTATCGGAAGCCGTGGGTGCGGACCACAGGACTTTGAAAGGTGTGGCACAATTGCCAACTGCTCAGAAAAACCAGCCCTCAAGAGTGTAA